Within Sorghum bicolor cultivar BTx623 chromosome 2, Sorghum_bicolor_NCBIv3, whole genome shotgun sequence, the genomic segment gggcgcccttgtACGATTGGTTGGGCTAATTTGGTTTTGATATGACTGTGTCTGTAGGTGCTGTTATGCTCTCGTTTATGTTTTCTGTTATTATAGTTATAGCGTTGGATCATTTAGTCCACTAGTCCAGTGTCTTCTCTGAGGAGCTAAGGAGCTCATTTCTTGCATAGGTACACAGCTACATGCTATTTCCATCAAGATGTTAGGTTTTAGGCCCAGAAGCATGCATATGACTATGATTGTAAACTGTAGACACAGATGCTTATCTCTGTTTTCAATcaagtttcttttttttcttttctgtttttaaCTTTTGATGCTTATCTCTGCCGTGCCTGATGAGCAACGTGTCTCTTTATGACTGATGATAATCTGTCATTCTTTAGGTGAGTACATTGACTTAATTACAACGAACTTATACCAAGATTTTGTAAGACAGATGCTATAGTTTCCATGTTATATCTTGCTTGTTGctaattcatatatatatatatatatatatatatatatatatatatatagggaaattcctttgtacacgtacgtgtagttactctcatcttcataaactacattgtgtatgtattcatacttgtttatcagtttgagtatgtttatatactcatattaagatactcaggatcttaccacgcgaaaaattttcaaaaaaaaatttattttagatatattactaaaatgccactactatattatatacaataagtataaccatatactctatgtatgtatgcatacttaacatacatatcactctagatggtctagtatgatcatatactttgtctatatacatttcgtccggtcatatacaccttaaatctagagatacatagatgagagtaactacacgcgcgtgtaaaagaaacgcgtcctatatatatatatatatatatatatatatatatatatatatatatatatatatatatatatatatataacgatTAGGTAATATAAGTCTCTTGTGATATACTGATATATTTTAGTTGAACTACTGTGCTTGTTGTCTGATGTGAATCCTTATACGTTTGTTAAATTATTTATTATTGGTCTAATACTTTCAAATAACTGCAGATTGCCTCTGTAAAAATTATAAGGAACAAGCAGACTGGGCATTCAGAAGGTTATGGTTTTATTGAGTTTTACTCTCAAGCCGCTGCAGAACATACTCTGATGAACTTCAATGGGCAGATGATGCCGAATGTTGAGATGGCTTATAAGCTTAACTGGGCTTCTGGCAGCGCTGGGGATAAGCGTGGAGATAGTGGTTCTGATCACACAATATTTGTTGGTGATTTGGCTCCTGATGTTACTGACTCTATGTTGGAAGACATGTTCAGAGCGAACTACCCTTCAGTTAGAGGAGCTAAAGTTGTTGTTGATAGGATCACTGGACGGCCCAAAGGATATGGTTTCGTGCGTTTTGGAGATCTGAATGAGCAGGCACGTGCTATGACCGAGATGAATGGAATGATGTTATCTACAAGGCAAATAAGGATTGGTGCTGCAGCTAACAAGAAGAATATGGATGCTCAGCAGACATATGCATCTAACGGTATGTACTTGTGGATCATCTTCCTATAGGttttaaaattatttttgtTCTATTGTTTCATACTTGCTTGTGTAGGATTCTGCAGGGGCAGGGGTactgatgatgagagcacctaAGTGCATCACTGCATCTTGAAAATTATACCCACTTATATATTTTGATTtcgttttccatttttcttgctGGAGGGATGATAGTGTGTTCATAGCAGTTTTCTTTCTAGTCATTCCACTGCAGCGTAGCTGGCATAGCTTCTTTCTGTAAACAGACATTTACTTCCAGCTCTTTCCGTTCCAAGTCTAAGTTTGGGATAACTTAACACAACAAAGTAATAAAACCACTAAACAAAATTCGTGTTTCTCAAAGCAGGATGCCCTGCCATCTGCATTTAGGGCCTGGAAATGTCTTCAGATGTCTCCTGTAACCCGTGCCTCGGTTAGGTCAGTGTTTAATTTTTGTGAGATTTTGGTTCTAAAGTACTTTAGAGGGCCAACTATATGCTATATATTTGTACTCTCTCTCAGGCATCAATTTATCTGGACTTACTTTCCAGTCTTCCTAtgctttcatttttttttggaaaaaatgtCAATCATGTTCCAGTACTTGTGATAGCTGATATTTACAGAATTTTATATGTTTTGTAATATAATTCTTTTTATATATTCCCTTTTTTTCTCGTCTTTGGATTAGATTTCTTATATCTGCACCTAATCTCACCTGTAACATGCTTGTTTACTACACATTGTACTTTATAGTGCAGGAAGCTCCTAATTTCACCTGTAGCGGGTCCCCTCAATGTACCATTTTGTAGAGTTACTCCAAATTTTGCTGCGGTGCAGAAAATATTCTTTTTTTGTTCAACTTTCCGCTGCTTGTGCCTGCACTTACTTCCTCATGCATTTTATCTGGTTTATTCCATGCTGCAGATTCCATTTGCTTGTATTTATCATTAGTTTTCTCTCAATGCACTTTGTAGTTATGCATATTTGTTTGTTGTTCATGTATTCTGCTTATCTGAGTTTGGATTTGATAGTTGGGTCTAAACAGTAAAAATTAATTTCTTATATTAACTATTTTATCGGCAGTTAATGCCTCGGAATaagatataaaaaataaagaaacgAAATAGTTGAGCTAATATGTTCTACTTCATGCCTGTGGTAGTGCATGGGGATAATCCTGGTCGTGATTAATTCTCCCAGTTGCTGCTACATAGTTGGGGTAATTTAAAGATACAGGGTATTGTGTAGATAATCTGAGCTTATCTACTGACTGTTTAGCTATAGTACTTAAATTTCTTCTGTTGCAGCCAAGCAGTACATGCAGTGAACAACTCTTTGAAGCAAGGATTTCTTGTATTCTTCCTCTGGCCTCATTGGAATGCTAACcatttctttatttgtttttttactTACATTACCGCAAATGGTATTCGCTATTTTGGATCATTATACTTACTAGAATATGTTAAGCTATTACTTTTGCTGGCCAGAATATGGGTGTCCAGTTTCCAATGCTATTATTTTGGGGGGTTTAATTCCCAGCCAGTTTGCTAGTTTTGTTGCTGATGGTTTGTCCTTGCCATTGCAGGAGCATACCAGAGCTCTCAAGGAATTTCTTCAGAGAATGATCCAAACAATACAACAGTAAGTGGACCTTTTTTCTCAAAAAGGAGACTTAGGAATTCCTGTTACCTTATCTTTCATTATTTTGCAATAGGTATTTGTGGGTGGGTTAGATTCCAATGTAAATGAGGAGTATCTAAGGCAAATTTTTACTCCGCACGGAGAAATTTCCTATGTGAAGATTCCTGTAGGCAAGCATTGTGGATTTGTTCAATTTACCAGCAGGTTCATATAAATGCTTATTGCTCTTTAATTAACCGTTCAGACTCTGATGATATATGTGGGTTAATTCTTTGTTGCCTGATTATGTTACCATATTTCAGGTCATGTGCTGAGGAAGCCATCCAAATGCTGAATGGGAGTCAGATTGGTGGGCAGAAAGTTCGGCTTTCATGGGGCCGTACTCAAAACAGACAGGTATTTTGTGTGGTGGAATCTTAGTTTTTGCTGAATTCTTACTTACCTAACAGTTGATTAATCCAAATGCGATTCTTCATCAGGCTTCTCAGCAAGATGCCAACAGCCAGTATAATGGGAACAGCTATTATGGATACCGACAGCAGGGTTATGAAGGTTATGGCTATGCTGCACCCAATACACAAGACCCAAGCATGCAAAACTACTATGGATACCCTGGTTATGGTAACtatgagcagcagcagcagcagcagcagtcaacacaggaacagcagcagcagcctccaccagcacaggagcagcagcaacagcagcctcCACAGCAGGTAGGACACCGACAATCCCTATTGTTTAAATCTTACTATCCTTTCATAGTTGGAATTAGGAAATCGACTGTTAAAAATATT encodes:
- the LOC8080123 gene encoding polyadenylate-binding protein RBP45; the encoded protein is MQPPHQPPMNGQHGPPPPQGSGVPTPPQQQAPAPPYYQQQAPPPPQYYQQAPPQPWGQQQQYAPPPQQYAPPPQHYAPPPQQQYAPPPPQQYAPPPPQYAQPPQYGTTPGTGEVRTLWIGDLQYWMDENYLHYTAFAPVCQQIASVKIIRNKQTGHSEGYGFIEFYSQAAAEHTLMNFNGQMMPNVEMAYKLNWASGSAGDKRGDSGSDHTIFVGDLAPDVTDSMLEDMFRANYPSVRGAKVVVDRITGRPKGYGFVRFGDLNEQARAMTEMNGMMLSTRQIRIGAAANKKNMDAQQTYASNGAYQSSQGISSENDPNNTTVFVGGLDSNVNEEYLRQIFTPHGEISYVKIPVGKHCGFVQFTSRSCAEEAIQMLNGSQIGGQKVRLSWGRTQNRQASQQDANSQYNGNSYYGYRQQGYEGYGYAAPNTQDPSMQNYYGYPGYGNYEQQQQQQQSTQEQQQQPPPAQEQQQQQPPQQ